One genomic window of Thermococcus indicus includes the following:
- a CDS encoding UbiA family prenyltransferase, which produces MAPAIFSLLRPKFALPSLVPGLIAFTIARYHYGVSFTVDFLIAMLVIFLVASAGLVINEYYDYELDLLANRTELPLVSGEVGLRTARLLGYGLFLPAILLAGLISIRAVAITLVASFLAIAYSAPPLRFKARAFLDSLTNGLTYGPVTMGLVFESLGLSARWAVVYSLPFLVLLSAGHMLLAVPTIDEDLALGARTSAAFLGKERDIKVGMFLFAVSSLMVVAYCLLGYYPLPSLSFLPFMGYSILQLRNWLMGRTGERSSERWRRRSFSGLWHSCCPSSSEQLEHQQSLSALPTTWVLGDGYERGREG; this is translated from the coding sequence TTGGCCCCTGCCATCTTCTCTCTTCTTCGTCCCAAGTTCGCCCTCCCCTCGCTCGTTCCAGGGTTAATTGCGTTTACCATAGCGCGCTACCACTACGGCGTCTCCTTCACGGTGGATTTTCTCATTGCGATGCTCGTAATCTTCCTTGTGGCCTCCGCCGGCCTCGTCATCAACGAGTACTACGACTACGAGCTGGATCTCCTTGCGAACAGAACCGAACTCCCACTCGTGAGTGGGGAGGTGGGCCTTAGAACGGCGAGGCTCCTCGGTTATGGCCTCTTCCTTCCGGCAATTCTTCTCGCCGGGCTGATATCCATCCGGGCCGTCGCGATAACCCTCGTTGCGTCCTTTCTGGCCATAGCTTACTCCGCTCCACCCCTGCGCTTCAAGGCGAGGGCTTTCCTTGACTCCCTCACCAACGGTCTCACCTACGGACCGGTTACCATGGGGCTGGTCTTCGAGTCGCTCGGTTTGTCTGCCAGATGGGCGGTTGTGTACTCGCTTCCCTTCCTCGTTCTCCTGTCAGCGGGCCATATGCTCCTCGCGGTGCCGACGATAGATGAAGACCTGGCCCTTGGTGCGAGGACTTCGGCGGCTTTTCTCGGAAAGGAGAGGGATATAAAGGTGGGGATGTTCCTCTTCGCGGTCTCCTCGCTCATGGTGGTCGCGTACTGCCTCTTAGGCTATTATCCTCTGCCCTCGCTATCCTTCCTCCCATTTATGGGCTATTCAATCCTTCAGCTTCGGAACTGGCTCATGGGGCGGACAGGCGAAAGGTCTTCAGAAAGATGGAGGAGGCGTTCCTTCTCGGGGCTCTGGCATTCCTGCTGCCCTTCTTCCTCTGAGCAATTGGAACATCAACAAAGTTTAAGTGCCCTCCCAACAACTTGGGTTTTAGGTGATGGATATGAACGTGGACGAGAGGGATAA
- a CDS encoding type II toxin-antitoxin system RelE family toxin — protein sequence MSFRVIIGKRAEKGIRNLPPAHLKRFAELVETLKINPVPVESFDVKKIRGSERAYRVRLGNYRVLYTVRWDEDTVVILKVEPRERAYR from the coding sequence ATGAGCTTCAGAGTAATCATCGGCAAAAGGGCCGAGAAAGGAATAAGAAACCTTCCTCCAGCGCATCTAAAGCGTTTTGCCGAGCTTGTGGAGACACTGAAAATCAACCCGGTTCCGGTGGAAAGCTTCGACGTTAAGAAGATACGCGGTTCGGAGAGGGCTTATCGCGTTAGGCTCGGCAATTACAGGGTTCTCTACACCGTTCGCTGGGATGAGGATACCGTTGTTATCTTGAAGGTTGAACCCCGCGAGAGGGCTTACCGCTGA
- a CDS encoding MFS transporter, which yields MKRERVVLQGRREKAGKLRKLQIKRKNVLILAVAMFMANVSFGMAFPYLGVYMRLLGASMFMVGLLSVAFNLTSTIFQYPFGWLSDSSGNRKSFIAFGTASIGLFYMVMAFVGSATGVLLLRTLQGIFGSAMMPAHSALISELSTRAGSIFGLFNSIENAGYMVGNFLGSAIVRYLGVRKLFLISGFLLFLSAGIVLLIRERPTGRRSLLGIILVQEGRKGWRSTVKGSAFRRLMRGHLGLFYVTVFLVMVASGQFYSVSSVYFREAFGEWSVGVIFGIESLAAALTGYFLGKLIDRHGAKRFYLTAIAGYGLAFLLYALVKNVWLVFGVAFLSGVKWVLTINSTSAYVAQNVKVGERAQGMGMLNAMMSLGWVVGPLIGGYLSGISFTLNFVGTLIPLGLAFLLALRLPG from the coding sequence ATGAAGAGGGAACGGGTTGTCCTTCAGGGACGCAGGGAGAAGGCAGGAAAGCTCAGAAAGCTTCAAATTAAGAGGAAAAACGTCCTCATCTTGGCCGTAGCCATGTTTATGGCAAACGTGTCATTTGGAATGGCCTTTCCCTACCTCGGCGTCTACATGCGCCTCCTCGGCGCGAGCATGTTTATGGTCGGTCTCTTGAGCGTCGCCTTTAACCTCACATCAACGATCTTTCAATACCCCTTCGGCTGGCTGTCGGATTCATCCGGCAACAGAAAGAGCTTCATAGCCTTTGGAACGGCTTCAATAGGTCTCTTTTACATGGTTATGGCTTTCGTCGGCTCTGCAACTGGAGTCTTGCTCCTCAGAACTCTTCAGGGAATCTTCGGTTCCGCCATGATGCCGGCCCACTCCGCGCTCATCTCGGAGCTCTCGACGAGGGCAGGCTCTATATTCGGCCTCTTCAACTCCATTGAGAACGCAGGCTACATGGTGGGAAACTTTTTGGGTTCTGCCATAGTCCGTTACCTCGGCGTCAGGAAACTCTTTCTGATTTCCGGCTTTCTCTTATTCCTTTCAGCTGGAATAGTCCTCCTGATCAGGGAGCGCCCCACAGGAAGACGTTCGCTCCTCGGTATAATCCTCGTGCAGGAGGGAAGAAAGGGGTGGCGTTCAACAGTTAAGGGTTCGGCCTTTAGAAGGCTCATGCGCGGTCATCTCGGCCTCTTCTACGTTACGGTCTTCCTCGTCATGGTTGCCAGCGGGCAGTTCTACAGCGTCTCCTCGGTTTACTTCAGGGAGGCCTTCGGAGAGTGGAGCGTTGGCGTTATCTTTGGAATAGAGAGCCTCGCGGCCGCGTTAACGGGCTACTTCCTCGGAAAGCTGATAGACAGACACGGGGCAAAAAGGTTCTATCTCACAGCGATAGCCGGTTATGGCTTGGCCTTCCTGCTCTACGCTCTGGTCAAAAACGTCTGGCTCGTCTTTGGAGTCGCTTTTCTCTCGGGCGTTAAATGGGTTCTGACGATAAATTCCACCTCTGCCTACGTAGCTCAAAACGTCAAGGTGGGTGAGAGGGCCCAGGGGATGGGCATGCTCAACGCTATGATGAGCCTCGGCTGGGTTGTTGGACCGCTAATCGGCGGCTACCTCTCGGGGATAAGCTTCACCCTGAACTTCGTGGGCACGCTGATCCCCCTTGGACTGGCGTTCCTCTTAGCGCTCAGACTTCCAGGGTGA
- a CDS encoding RNA 2'-phosphotransferase, which translates to MPPRVKVSRLMAYILRHSPEEFGLKPDVEGFVPLDELIGALRTVYPGVTEELVREIVENDPKGRYEIRGDKIRARYGHSFEVSLNHEEDRESKILYHGTPRRNLKRIMREGLKPMRRQFVHLTTSREEALETGRRHGRDVALLIIDADCLKKRGLKVYKAGKNVRIVKRVPPECITLEV; encoded by the coding sequence ATGCCGCCGAGGGTTAAGGTCAGCAGGCTGATGGCCTACATTCTCCGCCACTCGCCGGAGGAGTTCGGCCTAAAACCCGACGTTGAGGGCTTCGTCCCGCTTGACGAGTTAATCGGGGCGCTCCGAACGGTCTATCCCGGCGTTACGGAGGAGCTCGTAAGGGAGATTGTTGAGAATGATCCGAAGGGGCGCTACGAGATTAGGGGAGATAAAATCCGCGCACGCTACGGCCACAGCTTTGAGGTTTCTTTAAACCACGAGGAGGACAGAGAGTCAAAAATCCTCTACCACGGCACGCCGAGGAGGAACCTTAAGCGGATTATGCGAGAGGGGCTTAAGCCGATGAGGAGACAGTTCGTCCATCTAACAACGAGCAGGGAAGAAGCTTTAGAAACCGGCAGGAGGCACGGGAGGGACGTCGCTCTGCTCATCATCGATGCCGACTGCCTGAAGAAGAGAGGATTAAAGGTTTACAAAGCTGGAAAGAACGTGAGGATAGTGAAGCGCGTTCCGCCCGAGTGCATCACCCTGGAAGTCTGA
- a CDS encoding pentapeptide repeat-containing protein encodes MCKMEHFGNCDPETADREYCIFHKPNKDEKDAVKFYTKFLEEFRPRVEEIKVDKKIKRLVFEKPVNAAGFVFPEIPDEPIVYVDENGNVWNQRFTFEYAIFEKGAIFYQSIFEGIISFSYATFQGRSYSLNEIIRDKPLLGIIGELITNEMIRDVSMGAVFDEADFLDIVIFENTTFKSNASFFRTKFRKGALFNWSKFRGELTVFSSVEFFSFKDEEVLDRMLSLTTSVNPIEVVIYSKLGIGVSFNGSEFKAKAMFDRTAFTGASFMDVHFLRESTFDNANFNGPAIFISSVFLEDTSFRKATFEGEATFSGSSLNWVQNLKPSLPMYEKINMPSAMFHGFVTFTEAEFNSMANFSRCHFKKGADFGNVKFNADVNFQWSVFMEENLSIINGNYQLPETTFAHSRFKGRAHFNFATFGKVIFNFVRFLDPVGFQGTIFNGHLHIREAVFEDVLAFSAHNFVDVDIEGSRFQGAVIFSGAKLTGDFRIVHSTFEREVLFGKGGYKEENYSPITFSESVKSFIIERTTFEDSVSFRDIEFQVPVKIVECSFNSHVYFDESVFKNICDLSGNFFKSKTSFKDTIFEGDVIFDRCLLSGIWDFAEKQNRPYKFYKSLSFDGVSISGTVSFVSLNGKEGLEEFDTKKFEGLFNEPRSKIEAARIQRISLEREGKRDEADRMFVLEMRAKRKLRLEQANGNSWNAKIRAKTINFFEWLLGDLPSEYGTSLERIAIAVVAVVVLFGFLYWLTLVSNIVGITSVFVIISLLISIWYYQTFDTYPDKLAETLRFPVGLIMIIGMLYTTVSPKVDPIIARPGILLSNGTAITPTGGIGNCLGTLLNALYYSLVTFTTLGYGDMHPTGWLKALSAIEALTGAVFMALIVAVIARKWMR; translated from the coding sequence ATGTGCAAGATGGAGCACTTTGGGAACTGCGACCCTGAGACAGCTGATCGGGAGTATTGTATTTTTCACAAGCCGAACAAAGACGAGAAAGATGCTGTTAAGTTCTACACGAAGTTTCTGGAGGAGTTCAGGCCGAGGGTCGAGGAAATCAAAGTTGATAAGAAGATAAAGAGGTTGGTTTTTGAGAAGCCTGTAAATGCCGCGGGATTTGTGTTTCCAGAGATTCCAGACGAACCCATTGTATATGTTGATGAGAATGGAAATGTGTGGAATCAGAGGTTTACGTTTGAGTATGCCATTTTTGAGAAGGGAGCCATTTTCTATCAATCCATTTTTGAGGGCATAATTTCATTTAGCTATGCGACATTTCAGGGGAGGTCATACTCCCTTAATGAGATAATCCGAGATAAGCCCCTTTTGGGCATAATAGGAGAACTCATCACCAATGAGATGATCCGGGATGTAAGCATGGGTGCTGTATTTGATGAGGCAGACTTTTTGGACATTGTAATTTTTGAAAATACCACCTTTAAGTCCAATGCCTCATTTTTTAGGACAAAATTCAGAAAAGGAGCATTGTTCAACTGGAGCAAATTTAGGGGAGAATTAACCGTATTTTCAAGTGTAGAGTTCTTCAGTTTTAAAGATGAGGAAGTTCTGGACAGAATGTTGTCGTTAACCACAAGTGTAAACCCCATAGAAGTTGTGATTTATTCGAAGTTAGGAATTGGGGTATCCTTTAATGGTTCTGAATTCAAGGCCAAAGCCATGTTTGACAGGACAGCATTCACAGGAGCGTCATTTATGGATGTACATTTTTTGAGGGAGTCAACGTTTGATAATGCTAACTTTAACGGGCCTGCAATTTTTATCTCTTCAGTGTTCTTGGAAGATACATCCTTCAGAAAAGCCACCTTTGAGGGGGAGGCAACGTTTTCAGGGAGTTCTCTGAATTGGGTACAAAATCTAAAACCGAGTTTGCCCATGTATGAAAAGATTAATATGCCCTCCGCAATGTTCCATGGGTTTGTAACGTTTACAGAAGCTGAATTTAATTCAATGGCTAATTTTTCCAGATGTCATTTTAAAAAAGGTGCTGACTTTGGTAATGTTAAATTCAATGCAGATGTAAATTTTCAGTGGAGTGTGTTTATGGAGGAAAACCTGAGTATAATTAATGGTAATTACCAACTTCCAGAGACGACCTTTGCCCATTCCCGCTTTAAGGGCCGGGCACACTTTAACTTTGCAACATTCGGAAAAGTTATTTTTAATTTTGTACGTTTCTTAGATCCGGTAGGCTTTCAAGGGACCATATTCAACGGACATCTTCATATTAGAGAAGCAGTTTTTGAAGACGTCCTTGCATTTTCTGCTCATAACTTTGTAGATGTTGATATAGAGGGCTCTCGCTTTCAGGGGGCTGTTATCTTTAGTGGGGCAAAACTAACAGGGGATTTCCGAATAGTTCACTCGACATTTGAGCGGGAGGTCTTGTTTGGAAAAGGTGGATATAAAGAAGAAAATTATTCTCCAATCACATTTAGTGAAAGTGTAAAATCCTTTATTATAGAGAGAACTACTTTTGAAGATTCAGTGAGCTTTCGCGATATTGAGTTCCAGGTTCCGGTCAAAATCGTTGAGTGTTCATTTAATAGTCACGTCTACTTTGATGAATCTGTGTTTAAAAATATCTGCGATCTGTCTGGAAACTTCTTTAAGTCGAAAACATCGTTCAAGGATACCATTTTTGAGGGAGACGTTATATTTGATAGGTGTTTACTTTCTGGAATTTGGGATTTTGCAGAAAAGCAGAATAGGCCATATAAATTTTACAAATCTTTGAGCTTTGATGGTGTTTCAATTTCAGGTACTGTATCATTCGTAAGTCTCAATGGTAAAGAGGGACTGGAAGAATTCGATACCAAGAAATTTGAGGGTCTCTTTAATGAACCTCGTTCAAAAATTGAAGCCGCCCGCATACAAAGGATAAGTCTTGAGAGAGAAGGCAAACGCGACGAAGCCGACAGAATGTTCGTCCTTGAAATGCGAGCCAAGAGGAAACTACGACTAGAACAAGCAAACGGTAATAGTTGGAATGCTAAAATCAGAGCAAAAACTATTAATTTTTTTGAATGGCTTCTGGGGGATCTGCCCTCGGAATACGGCACTAGCCTTGAACGAATTGCAATAGCAGTAGTGGCAGTTGTTGTATTGTTTGGCTTCTTGTATTGGCTTACGTTGGTTTCAAATATTGTGGGGATAACCAGTGTTTTCGTTATTATTTCACTGCTAATATCCATTTGGTACTATCAGACATTTGATACTTACCCTGACAAACTCGCCGAGACATTAAGATTTCCTGTTGGACTAATAATGATTATCGGAATGTTGTACACTACCGTGTCTCCTAAGGTTGACCCAATAATTGCACGCCCAGGAATATTATTATCAAATGGGACTGCAATAACACCCACGGGCGGTATTGGAAATTGTCTCGGAACACTCCTCAACGCCCTCTACTACTCTCTCGTCACCTTCACGACCCTCGGCTACGGCGATATGCACCCGACCGGCTGGCTCAAAGCCCTCAGTGCAATCGAAGCCCTAACCGGAGCCGTCTTCATGGCGCTCATCGTCGCGGTGATAGCGAGAAAATGGATGCGCTGA
- a CDS encoding type II toxin-antitoxin system VapC family toxin, whose translation MKTEQGKALLQESTEKVLSFIASYRMEVVKDPDIFLALSIAEKYGLLLHDAKIIGSMIENGITKLATLDKDFQEIPIIELLKVEE comes from the coding sequence CTGAAGACGGAGCAGGGGAAAGCCCTCCTCCAGGAATCAACGGAGAAAGTTCTGTCATTCATCGCCAGCTATCGGATGGAGGTTGTCAAAGATCCCGACATATTCCTTGCACTCAGCATTGCCGAAAAGTATGGCCTTTTACTCCACGACGCAAAGATAATCGGCTCCATGATCGAAAATGGAATAACAAAGCTTGCAACTCTTGATAAAGACTTCCAGGAAATCCCAATAATTGAGCTTCTCAAAGTGGAAGAATAA
- a CDS encoding endonuclease/exonuclease/phosphatase family protein, whose protein sequence is MNVDERDKILLGLGTGVLLASSMRIFVSGAYSSLEKTFFYGMNFPSGLGILLLLLAAFLVGRMSRKAGAAIIAAYAIAVLITDATEYTHLIAAFALPVALALVKELDVKYLIMGLVADLSLRVLAVGTEPVDFPYTRIPLALFLLLGSYALWKEPGTLKKPGFGLYAFAALLELGLIYPNAIMRYSGITVYYLPQFIGFSFVVALALLLGPYLARKPEIAMALLIIGSATLFLKPLSLLGLPVALASAIALVESAKGSRGGVIGAFYLFLTATLAIGAYVGRDIGLPFMEDRLEALILVASMIYILSAYGKKVEVELPRAREIAGPLAGLALASVIVLALFNAGPTYVEAKKDVLIWTYNVHQGFGPYDGTFNGYELVNLLSEQRPDIWLGQEVVGGMIANAYQDVPLFVSAHLGYAYEYKPAVEGTYGIAVFSHWHMKTEGELNLESVGQARPAQKVTIEELGITIVNVHMGLSEEERAMQAEELLKFAEAAPTAQIIAGDTNAEPDERTIEMLTRDYRDAFPERPPYTFLWERNGVVDKENIDYILLKNGWPARAKDYGCLCDVLVSDHRPVWALVELP, encoded by the coding sequence ATGAACGTGGACGAGAGGGATAAAATACTGCTCGGTCTTGGAACCGGGGTGCTGCTGGCATCGTCCATGAGGATCTTCGTTTCAGGGGCCTACTCGAGCCTCGAGAAGACCTTCTTCTATGGGATGAACTTCCCATCCGGGCTGGGAATCCTCCTGCTCCTTCTCGCTGCCTTCCTCGTCGGAAGGATGAGTAGAAAGGCTGGAGCGGCCATAATAGCGGCCTACGCGATAGCCGTTCTGATAACCGATGCGACCGAATACACGCATCTAATAGCGGCCTTTGCCCTTCCGGTCGCTCTGGCACTCGTCAAGGAGCTCGACGTCAAGTACCTAATCATGGGACTCGTCGCCGACCTGAGCCTCCGCGTCTTGGCTGTGGGAACCGAGCCGGTCGACTTCCCCTACACACGAATACCTCTGGCGCTCTTTCTGCTGCTCGGTTCCTACGCCCTCTGGAAGGAACCCGGAACCCTCAAGAAGCCGGGCTTCGGTCTCTACGCCTTCGCCGCTCTGCTTGAGCTCGGTCTCATCTACCCCAACGCAATCATGCGCTATTCTGGAATAACGGTCTACTACCTGCCCCAATTCATAGGCTTCTCCTTTGTCGTGGCCTTAGCCCTCCTCCTGGGGCCGTATCTTGCGAGAAAGCCTGAAATAGCTATGGCGCTCCTCATAATCGGCTCGGCGACGCTCTTCCTCAAGCCTCTCTCGCTCCTGGGCCTTCCCGTAGCCCTCGCCTCAGCCATTGCACTCGTTGAGAGCGCAAAGGGAAGCAGGGGAGGTGTCATCGGGGCATTTTACCTCTTCCTGACGGCAACGCTCGCGATAGGTGCCTACGTGGGCAGGGACATCGGTCTGCCATTCATGGAGGACAGACTCGAGGCGCTGATTTTGGTTGCATCGATGATCTACATCCTCTCCGCCTACGGGAAAAAGGTGGAGGTGGAACTTCCGAGGGCAAGGGAGATAGCCGGCCCCCTCGCCGGCCTGGCCCTTGCCTCTGTCATAGTTCTGGCGCTCTTCAACGCTGGACCGACCTACGTGGAGGCCAAGAAAGACGTCCTGATCTGGACCTACAACGTCCACCAGGGCTTCGGCCCCTATGACGGCACCTTCAACGGCTACGAACTGGTTAATCTCCTGTCAGAGCAGAGGCCTGACATCTGGCTCGGCCAGGAAGTTGTGGGAGGAATGATTGCAAACGCCTACCAGGATGTGCCCCTCTTCGTATCGGCCCACCTCGGATACGCCTACGAGTACAAGCCGGCCGTTGAGGGAACCTATGGAATAGCGGTCTTTTCCCACTGGCACATGAAGACGGAAGGCGAGCTCAACCTCGAGAGCGTCGGTCAGGCGAGGCCGGCCCAGAAAGTAACAATCGAGGAGCTTGGGATTACCATCGTCAACGTCCACATGGGGCTCAGCGAGGAGGAGCGCGCGATGCAGGCGGAAGAGCTTTTGAAGTTCGCCGAAGCGGCACCGACGGCTCAAATAATAGCCGGCGACACCAACGCCGAGCCGGACGAGAGGACGATAGAGATGCTCACGCGCGATTACCGCGATGCTTTCCCCGAGAGGCCGCCGTATACGTTCCTCTGGGAGCGCAACGGGGTGGTCGACAAGGAGAACATCGACTACATCCTGCTGAAGAACGGCTGGCCGGCGAGGGCCAAGGACTACGGCTGCCTCTGCGACGTCCTCGTGTCGGACCACAGGCCGGTGTGGGCTTTGGTAGAACTGCCGTGA
- a CDS encoding NAD(P)/FAD-dependent oxidoreductase: protein MKVVVIGSGTAGSNFALFMRKLDRKAEITVIGKEPTMQYSPCALPHVISGTIEKPEDVIVFPNEFYEKQKINLMLGTEVKAIDRGRKVVITDKGEVPYDKLVLAVGSKAFVPPIKGVENEGVFTLKSLDDVRKIKAYIAERKPKRAVVIGAGLIGLEGAEAFAKLGMEVLVVELMDRLMPTMLDRDTAKLVQKEMEEHGVSFRFNEGVSEIIGSPVKAVKIGEEEVPADLVLVATGVRANVDLAKAAGLEVHWGIVVNEHLQTSDPDIYAIGDCAEVVDGVTGERTLSQLGTSAVRMAKVAAEHIAGNDVSFRPVFNTAITELFGLEIGTFGITEERAKKEGIEVAVGKFKGSTKPEYYPGGKPITVKVIFRKSDRKLIGAQIVGGERVWGRIMTLSALAQKGATVEDIVYLETAYAPPISPTIDPITVAAEMALRRFR from the coding sequence ATGAAAGTCGTCGTCATCGGTTCTGGCACAGCCGGAAGCAACTTCGCGCTGTTCATGCGCAAGCTCGACAGAAAGGCCGAGATAACGGTTATTGGAAAGGAGCCCACGATGCAGTACTCCCCCTGCGCCCTGCCGCACGTGATAAGCGGCACGATAGAGAAGCCCGAGGATGTCATCGTCTTCCCAAACGAGTTCTACGAGAAGCAGAAAATCAACCTCATGCTCGGAACAGAGGTTAAGGCAATAGACCGCGGGAGGAAAGTGGTTATTACGGACAAGGGCGAGGTCCCCTACGACAAGCTTGTCTTGGCGGTTGGCTCCAAAGCTTTCGTCCCGCCGATAAAGGGCGTTGAGAACGAGGGAGTATTCACCCTCAAGAGCCTCGACGACGTTAGGAAAATCAAAGCCTACATCGCCGAGAGGAAGCCGAAGAGGGCCGTTGTGATAGGGGCTGGTTTAATCGGCCTCGAAGGGGCTGAAGCATTCGCCAAGCTCGGCATGGAGGTTCTGGTTGTAGAGCTCATGGACAGGCTCATGCCAACCATGCTCGACAGGGACACCGCCAAGCTCGTCCAGAAGGAGATGGAAGAGCACGGCGTCTCCTTCCGCTTCAACGAGGGGGTCAGTGAGATAATTGGAAGTCCTGTGAAGGCTGTCAAGATCGGTGAGGAAGAGGTTCCCGCTGACCTCGTTTTGGTTGCCACAGGCGTTAGAGCGAACGTTGACCTCGCAAAGGCGGCAGGCCTTGAGGTGCACTGGGGCATAGTCGTCAACGAGCACCTCCAGACGAGCGACCCGGACATATACGCGATAGGTGACTGCGCCGAGGTAGTCGATGGCGTGACCGGCGAGAGAACCCTTAGCCAGCTCGGAACCTCCGCCGTTAGAATGGCCAAGGTCGCGGCGGAGCACATAGCCGGAAATGACGTTTCCTTCAGGCCGGTCTTCAACACGGCAATAACCGAGCTCTTCGGCCTCGAAATAGGCACCTTTGGAATAACAGAGGAGAGGGCAAAGAAAGAGGGAATAGAGGTAGCGGTCGGCAAGTTCAAGGGCTCAACGAAGCCCGAATACTATCCCGGAGGAAAGCCCATAACGGTGAAGGTCATCTTCAGGAAGTCGGACAGAAAGCTCATCGGCGCCCAGATAGTCGGCGGCGAAAGGGTTTGGGGCAGGATAATGACGCTCTCAGCTTTGGCCCAGAAGGGGGCAACGGTGGAGGATATCGTTTACCTCGAGACAGCATATGCGCCGCCGATAAGCCCGACCATCGACCCGATAACTGTTGCAGCCGAGATGGCCCTCAGGAGGTTCCGCTGA
- a CDS encoding PIN domain-containing protein, which yields MDSSVLLNLIFETELTEKALRLISLSEYPAVSETVIDECVYVTLRRNASKLGVKNITISNDS from the coding sequence GTGGACAGTAGCGTATTGCTGAACCTGATTTTTGAGACCGAGCTGACGGAGAAGGCGCTAAGACTCATCTCGCTTTCGGAATACCCCGCTGTTTCTGAGACCGTCATTGATGAATGCGTTTACGTAACCCTGAGGAGAAACGCTTCAAAGCTTGGAGTTAAGAATATCACGATCTCAAACGATTCCTGA
- the pyrH gene encoding UMP kinase, producing MRIVFDIGGSVLVPDDPDVDFIGKMAYELIKISEDHEVAVVVGGGKVARKYIRAAKSFTPNETFKDYIGIHITRANAMLLIAALGEKAYPFVIQDFRKAWEVIQLKKIPIMGGTHPGHTTDAVSALLAEYLQADLLVVVTNVDGVYDSDPRKNPNAKKLDRITFDQLVEIAMQAESKAGGSGVVDALAAKFIQRGKIKTYIVGKKDAYHLFDVVKGKHSGTVVEP from the coding sequence ATGAGGATAGTCTTCGATATAGGCGGATCGGTTCTCGTTCCCGACGACCCGGACGTTGATTTTATCGGCAAGATGGCTTACGAGCTCATCAAGATAAGCGAGGACCACGAGGTTGCCGTTGTGGTCGGCGGCGGAAAGGTCGCCAGAAAATACATCAGGGCCGCGAAGAGCTTCACGCCCAACGAGACCTTCAAGGACTACATCGGCATACACATCACCCGCGCCAACGCGATGCTCCTCATAGCTGCCCTCGGCGAGAAGGCCTATCCCTTCGTTATCCAGGACTTCCGTAAGGCCTGGGAGGTCATCCAGCTCAAGAAGATACCGATAATGGGCGGAACTCACCCCGGCCACACGACCGATGCGGTTTCGGCTCTCCTCGCTGAGTACCTCCAGGCCGACCTTCTCGTCGTGGTGACAAACGTTGACGGCGTCTACGACAGCGACCCGAGGAAGAACCCGAACGCGAAGAAGCTCGACAGGATAACCTTCGATCAGCTCGTCGAGATAGCGATGCAGGCCGAGAGCAAAGCCGGCGGAAGCGGAGTTGTGGATGCCCTCGCCGCCAAGTTCATCCAGCGCGGCAAGATAAAGACCTACATCGTGGGCAAGAAGGACGCCTACCACCTCTTCGACGTGGTTAAGGGGAAGCACAGCGGGACTGTGGTGGAGCCGTGA